In Cydia strobilella chromosome 22, ilCydStro3.1, whole genome shotgun sequence, one genomic interval encodes:
- the LOC134751410 gene encoding facilitated trehalose transporter Tret1-2 homolog translates to MAPKREDITEDQETTKEDTTDKDADTEDKEAEKSDKDKVIKEDNPDKEKETHETDKVPDADMVGKLSNYYQNLKHDSATGLALDSNKNVNSKEETLLEDSKTVVRFSPVWKQTIAASASILITFISGLTSGYSAILLPQLKAENGAIPWDPTTQSWIAAMAALPMAPGCLISGWMMEKFGRRTSQYIICAPLLLGWILIAAASNLPLLLAGRFLTGICVGLCGPLSPVYIGETTEPKYRGFFLAGVSLAIAVGLIAAHVLGTFLTWQWTANICCLFPILSVLLLTLIPESPTWLISKGRIEEGVKAYGWLRGHSEEANAELRGILDKQKAADSEPALDWKEKLKALKSPELLKPLFIMVFFFIVCQLSGVNAVAFYSIDIMEKAVGSGMDHYVAMLVIDIVRVIMSVFACVACRRFGRRPLCFISGILTALSMIGLSMYLFATEGTQIKMSWIPLSCLMIYICAISIGLVPLPWIMCGEVFPTKVRGLGSGISSATTFTAFFAVVKTAPGMMQHLGEVITFLSYGVVALVGTGVLYFILPETKGKSLQEIEEEFKYGKKGVHKI, encoded by the exons ATGGCGCCAAAGAGGGAAGACATCACAGAAGATCAAGAAACAACAAAAGAAGACACTACAGACAAAGACGCAGACACAGAAGACAAAGAAGCAGAGAAATCCGATAAAGATAAAGTTATTAAAGAAGATAACCCTGACAAGGAAAAAGAAACACACGAAACTGACAAAGTGCCCGACGCAGACATGGTTGGAAAACTGTCAAATTATTACCAGAATTTAAAGCATGATTCGGCCACGGGTCTAGCGTTAGATAGTAATAAGAATGTAAACTCAAAAGAAGAAACTCTCCTGGAAGACTCCAAGACTGTTGTGCGGTTTTCACCAGTATGGAAACAG ACGATAGCAGCGTCAGCCTCGATCCTCATCACGTTCATCTCCGGTCTGACGTCAGGGTATTCCGCCATCTTGCTGCCCCAGCTCAAAGCAGAGAATGGCGCCATCCCTTGGGATCCTACCACACAGTCTTGGATAG cTGCAATGGCTGCGCTCCCAATGGCGCCTGGCTGTCTGATATCTGGTTGGATGATGGAGAAATTTGGTCGTCGCACCTCACAGTACATCATCTGCGCCCCTCTCCTCCTAGGCTGGATTCTCATTGCCGCGGCCAGCAACCTCCCTCTCCTGCTAGCTGGAAGATTCCTCACTGGCATCTGCGTCGGACTCTGCGGCCCACTCAGCCCTGTTTACATTGGGGAAACCACAGAACCTAAATACAGAGGCTTTTTTCTAGCTGGTGTCTCCCTAGCTATAGCTGTAGGACTCATAGCGGCACATGTCTTAGGAACTTTTCTGACTTGGCAATGGACAGCTAACATCTGCTGCCTCTTCCCTATCCTGTCAGTTCTACTTCTAACTTTAATCCCTGAGAGTCCTACATGGCTGATATCAAAGGGAAGAATAGAAGAAGGTGTGAAGGCATATGGTTGGCTTAGAGGTCATAGTGAAGAAGCCAATGCTGAGCTTAGAGGAATTTTAGATAAGCAAAAAGCGGCTGATTCAGAGCCTGCTCTAGATTGGAAGGAGAAGCTAAAAGCGCTTAAAAGTCCGGAGCTGTTAAAACCCTTGTTtataatggtattttttttcatagtatGTCAACTGTCAGGAGTGAACGCTGTTGCGTTTTATTCTATAGATATAATGGAGAAGGCAGTTGGTTCCGGCATGGATCACTACGTGGCTATGCTTGTGATAGATATAGTTAGAGTAATCATGTCTGTGTTCGCCTGCGTGGCTTGCCGCCGCTTCGGCAGACGACCCTTATGTTTCATCAGCGGTATACTCACCGCTTTGTCAATGATCGGGCTCTCTATGTACTTATTTGCGACTGAAGGTACGCAGATCAAAATGTCTTGGATACCTTTGTCCTGTCTCATGATATATATCTGTGCGATCTCTATTGGTCTGGTGCCTTTACCATGGATTATGTGTGGGGAGGTGTTCCCTACTAAAGTTCGAGGTTTGGGCTCCGGTATTAGCTCAGCAACGACCTTTACCGCTTTCTTTGCGGTGGTAAAGACCGCTCCAGGTATGATGCAGCATTTAGGAGAAGTGATTACCTTCCTTAGCTATGGTGTCGTAGCATTAGTTGGCACTGGAGTTCTCTACTTTATTCTCCCAGAAACAAAAGGGAAGAGCTTACAAGAAATTGAAGAAGAGTTCAAGTATGGCAAGAAGGGGGTTCACAAAATATGa
- the LOC134751432 gene encoding uncharacterized protein LOC134751432 — protein sequence MSLAEGVSDTDHRPETREDKNGKKKEVRRGQMSDSFMWKEQIHTLMKGGESESDISDSENFLTKGAFLLTPSHGLSMEKASTICEKMEFKGCFSLTKTATGILFKFSHVDDYQMVFKKGFHKVTGSRFYRKIAIPCRPQKTFTIYVYDIPDEVPEEDVRHALYKFTSVVEVLRLHFSGSPREGTFTPKPHDKQSRALTTIDGELVSSMVPKEATSVLRVTLANIEEANILLQNGLDFYGATYFPTELATPAQAAKLIKPSRVTGGTVSARVRDLLPVFDQAGFTKFNPPASRLVKPRSNK from the exons ATGTCCTTAGCGGAAGGCGTGTCAGACACCGACCACAGGCCCGAGACGCGGGAAGACAAGAACGGGAAGAAGAAGGAAGTTAGACGGGGGCAG ATGTCAGACTCGTTCATGTGGAAGGAGCAAATCCACACATTAATGAAGGGCGGAGAGAGCGAGTCCGACATATCGGACTCTGAAAACTTCCTCACCAAAGGCGCGTTCCTTCTCACTCCCTCCCACGGGCTCAGCATGGAAAAG GCGTCCACAATCTGCGAGAAGATGGAGTTCAAAGGCTGCTTCTCGCTTACGAAGACGGCGACGGGAATTCTATTCAAGTTCTCCCATGTGGATGATTACCAGATGGTGTTCAAGAAGGGATTCCATAAGGTCACGGGTTCCAGGTTCTATAGGAAG ATCGCAATCCCCTGCCGCCCTCAGAAGACATTCACAATCTACGTGTACGACATCCCGGATGAGGTGCCAGAAGAGGACGTCCGCCACGCGCTGTACAAGTTCACGTCCGTCGTGGAAGTGCTGCGGCTGCACTTCTCAGGGTCTCCAAGAGAAG GCACGTTCACTCCCAAGCCACATGACAAACAGTCACGAGCGCTCACCACCATCGACGGGGAACTTGTCAGCAGCATGGTGCCAAAG GAAGCAACAAGCGTGCTCCGTGTGACACTGGCCAATATTGAAGAAGCTAACATCCTGCTGCAGAACGGCCTAGACTTCTATGGCGCCACCTACTTCCCCACAGAGCTGGCCACTCCCGCGCAGGCCGCTAAGCTCATCAAACCTAGCAG GGTAACAGGAGGAACGGTCTCAGCTCGCGTCCGCGATCTCCTCCCAGTCTTTGACCAGGCTGGATTCACCAAGTTCAACCCCCCAGCCTCCCGCCTCGTCAAACCCAGGTCCAATAAGTAA